The Prionailurus bengalensis isolate Pbe53 chromosome B1, Fcat_Pben_1.1_paternal_pri, whole genome shotgun sequence genomic interval TTTGTATCCGTGTCCGTATCTGGTGTTCGTGGTGTATTGCCCTCTGGTTGTGCTCTTGGGAAAACTGCATTAAACGGTAGAGATGTATCTGTATTATATTTTACAACTGTGCATGACTCTGTAATTatctcaaaacagaaaaatgtcataaaaaaaaaggttgttgCTTCAACAGGATTAAGCACGTTGACCTTGGGGAATCAAGAGGGAAATAAGGCAAGATTTCTGACCCAACAGGGAACCAAGGCTGGATCTTAGGCCTGGGGAACATGACCAGGAATCCTTACTTGAACTGGGTAATATGAAAGCTTAGAGTCAGAAAGTGATTTGGCAAATAATAGAAAGTCATTCGGAGACCTGGATCCAGTAATTGTCTCCAATTAAAACCATGGAGTCAAAATGATTAACTTATATATGTGTATGACACATGAGTATCCTTAATAAGTAAATTTATCTATCAACTTATCCTTAATATGTTCATTTCTCCACTTACCcatttatctatcatctgtctcaACAGGTGGTTGGGGCTGACTGCCTGAGGGCAAGTGAGAGGTTTGTTGATGTATAGTCTTTAGCAGTCCCCTTTAAAAAGAAGTATCAGATCAGTTCCCTTAccaaaaaattatagaaaaagaaggCAAGTAGGCAGGGACCATCAGGGTTAACTACTCACATTTCCTTTCTAAGTGAAGCACTTGACAAATTGATAAAagatagtcatttatttttattgaggtgtcTTCTCACTGAAGAGACCAGagtaaaaagaagacaaaatgtcATTTATGTCACTCTGGAATGCCAGAGCCTTCACATTTAATCATTTGTGTTCTTCCAACATGGCTGGAGGGTCAGGCAGCATTTCAGAGACTTCTGGCAGAGAGCAACaagttcttcatttttctgaCAAGAATTCACGCACCTCCCTTGAAGCTTGGAACATTTCTCATCAAAAAACGCGTTCCTGGCTATGGAAGGCAAGGAGCCACTGGGATTAATTCTCCTCTCACATACATCCAGTTACCAGGTACAGTCTCGTAACTAGTTAGGAAGTATTTCTTTACAAGCTGCCATGGTCTCATCCTGCCAGTAGATGAGATGGTAGGGAGAGATTTTCTCTccaatttttctgtctttttgttttagggGATTAACGACCAGGAAGAATACGTTTGTCTTGACATTTGGGGTTAGGCTGTGGGGGCTTTGGGAAGCAGAAGCTATTGTTCTTTTATCAGAATCTGTTAGCGGTACATAATGACCATCTTGTCCTTGTAAACCCCTCCAGGGCAGGTAACTCCCCAACTCGCTGTCCAAGTGTTACACCCTGAGAATTGAGCAGGTCTGAGGCTGGGGACATGGCCCACGATTGGAGTAATAAACAGGGATAAATATATAGAAAGGGAAAAGTTTACTCTTGTGGGTGGAAGGGAAAAGATTGCCTAGAAAGGCTCATCAGATTTCTTTGCCACATTTCATAAAACGTGTTCAAGGGCCAGTAGGGGCATGTGTTGGGAGTGGTTCCCCAGGACTCCTCTTGTCTATTCTGTGCAGAATATAGTGGCTTTGGCCTTAGTACTTTATCAGTAGCCGTCCTAAGAGCAGCCCGCTTCAAGTTAAGGAGAGACAGACATCTTACTGGAATCAACATTTTAGATTACCTAATCCAGGTATATTTAAGGACAGGCATCAGATGTACACAAGTTGAAATTAATGTCGACAAACAAAGGTGACTAATTCACATATATGTAAAACTAAAACCAGGCGGA includes:
- the LOC122468490 gene encoding beta-defensin 106A-like; protein product: MAQVKLDVCERRINPSGSLPSIARNAFFDEKCSKLQGRCVNSCQKNEELVALCQKSLKCCLTLQPCWKNTND